Part of the Desulfolutivibrio sulfoxidireducens genome is shown below.
GTGGACCTCAACAAGGCCCTCTCCACGTCCCTGGAACTTCTTTCCACCGAACTGCGCAAGGCGACCAACGCCCTGCGCGTGTACACCGGGCCGGACCTGCCGCATTTCAAGGGAGACGTGCTGCGGATCGAACAGGTGCTCATCAATCTCATCCAGAACGCCTATCAATCCCTGCGCGACCGCTGCGAAGAGATCCGCATCCTGACATACGACACGGGCGAGTCGGTCGTTTTTGAAATCCTCGACCAGGGCCGCGGCATCCCTCCGGAAGATCTCGATCATGTGCTCGACCCGTTTTTCACCACCAAAAGGGATTGCGGCGGCACGGGACTGGGGCTTTCGGTCTCGGCCGGCATCGTCGAGGAACACGGGGGAACCCTTGCCATCACATCCTCCCCGGGCAAGGGCACCCATGTGATGCTGACCTTTCCGGTCGCCGCGCCCCACGGGGGACAACTCCGAAGGAGTCCGAAGCATGTCCGCGCAGCCCAATCCCGCCTCTCCCATCCTCGTCGTTGACGACGAACGTTCCGCCCTGGACGGATTCGAGATCGCCCTGGCCACCGCCGGGTACACCAATATCGTGGCCATGGAGGACAGCCGCAACGTCTTGCCCTTTCTCGACGAGAACAAGGCGGAATTGATCCTGCTCGACCTGATCATGCCGCACATAAGCGGCGGGGAACTGCTCGTGGCCATCAGGCGCCGGGCCCCGGAGACGCCGGTCATCATCGTCTCCGCGGTCAACGAGATCGATTCCGTGGTCGAGTGCATGCGCAACGGGGCCACGGACTACATCCTCAAACCGGTGGAGGTGGAACAGTTCAAAAGCCGGGTGCGCAAGTGTCTCGAATTCACGGAGCTTGAACGGGAAAATGCGCGCTTGCGGGCCTCCCTGCTCCAGGAATCCCTGCGGCACCCGGACGCGTTCGACGAGATCGTGACCCGAAGCCCGAGGATGTGCGCCATCTTCCGCTATTGCGAGGCCGTGGCCAAGAGCCGCAAGCCGATTCTCATCACGGGCGAGACAGGGACCGGCAAGGAGTTGATCGCCCGGGCCATCCACCACCTGAGCAACCGCAAGGGAAATTTCGTGGCCGTCAACATCGCCGCGTTCGACGACGCCATGTTCGCGGACACCCTGTTCGGGCATGTCCGGGGGGCCTTCACCGGGGCGGACGCCGCCCGGCCCGGTCTTGTCGAAAAAGCCGCCGGGGGGACGCTTTTTCTGGACGAAATCGGCGACCTGCCGCTCATCTCCCAGGTCAAGCTCCTGCGC
Proteins encoded:
- a CDS encoding sigma-54-dependent transcriptional regulator, with translation MSAQPNPASPILVVDDERSALDGFEIALATAGYTNIVAMEDSRNVLPFLDENKAELILLDLIMPHISGGELLVAIRRRAPETPVIIVSAVNEIDSVVECMRNGATDYILKPVEVEQFKSRVRKCLEFTELERENARLRASLLQESLRHPDAFDEIVTRSPRMCAIFRYCEAVAKSRKPILITGETGTGKELIARAIHHLSNRKGNFVAVNIAAFDDAMFADTLFGHVRGAFTGADAARPGLVEKAAGGTLFLDEIGDLPLISQVKLLRLLQEQEYFPVGSDSMKKSDVRILASTLKDLNILKAEHLFREDLYYRLITHTLCLPPLRERPEDIKPLLDHFLSVESRELSMKVPTYHPELVTLLRTYAFPGNIRELRAMTANALTGHTSRMLSSESFKAYIAAATDAPVPTPETVEGADPFASLRFDPDNMPRLKEATNRVAAMLIEQAMEMSGGNQTVASRILGISQQALSLKLKKRSGPGGVHPG